One segment of Channa argus isolate prfri chromosome 17, Channa argus male v1.0, whole genome shotgun sequence DNA contains the following:
- the gzf1 gene encoding GDNF-inducible zinc finger protein 1, whose translation MGVKVVQLTSKSHHENILASLHQLWLQGQLSDVTVQVDYQGDVQEFQAHQVMLAASSGYFKKILLSQDAAKNKLVLSNMHCNDFSRFLEFVYTGKVEVSTDKIGDVQAAAQFLDCEDLSEVCGEAMSAGVLQKSMKKTPVSKVVDKQDSDDAKKDKRTKGKKQPKSLYLKRHLSSLSSTKDVTSKRFKANNGVKDEKRLGRKLKMRIGVRKVLQSRLKSKREAVNQVTSEDIDEYEDQTEAVAQPENQAEKQDKPLLTTPASNVEDWDCEEDLQSNGPADSLLLSPGEDEDEDEDGEEGQPKEASKRTSKAQFQCNKCQRTFHYERSYLKHISTYHGVKADILYRCETCQQTFANRSNLKIHEKHVHSNERLFSCESCTKTFKRKKDVVRHQRQVHERNITQHVCTDCGKALSSKTALLLHVRTHTGTKPFECTDCGSRFTQNSALKMHRRTHTGEKPFACDECDARFTQKHMLAYHKRSHTGEKPFMCEACGKSFASKEYLRHHSNIHTGSKPYKCEQCGRGFAQRNSLHQHLKIHTGERPYSCKDCDKHFTQLNALQRHQRIHTGEKPYMCGFCNRTFTDKSTLRRHTMIHDTNAPWKTYLVVLEGNVEDKKPRTPTKGKTEKSGAGEKKNAARKSVGNAAGAAAKATPDSTVVPSEAVTVPSEWTSGAITLVSHGSLSGITVIHTEVAPGTQIQPIVTTDTAGTSIISLDGSAIPVPFSIPVSMAHSVPVSSEASSTSLYVPSVLSVPVSDGTLASVSEISTISTSSMLEAAASQTILAPVSETKASSEANELHPNIQTVIVSDKAGGPEQTADSKGQEIIS comes from the exons ATGGGGGTCAAAGTGGTCCAGCTTACCTCTAAATCGCaccatgaaaacattttggcatCTCTGCATCAGCTATGGCTGCAGGGTCAGCTGAGTGACGTGACCGTGCAGGTAGACTACCAGGGGGACGTGCAGGAGTTTCAAGCGCACCAAGTGATGCTGGCAGCATCCAGTGGCTACTTCAAGAAAATCCTTCTCTCTCAGGATGCAGCTAAAAACAAATTAGTGCTCTCAAACATGCactgcaatgatttttccaggTTTTTGGAATTTGTCTACACTGGTAAGGTTGAAGTCTCCACAGACAAGATTGGCGATGTCCAAGCAGCAGCACAATTTTTGGACTGTGAGGATCTGTCAGAGGTTTGTGGTGAAGCCATGAGTGCTGGAGTTCTACAAAAAAGTATGAAGAAAACTCCTGTGTCAAAAGTTGTAGATAAACAGGACTCAGATGATGccaagaaagacaaaaggacCAAAGGGAAGAAGCAGCCGAAAAGCTTATATCTTAAGCGGCATCTCTCCTCACTTAGCTCTACGAAAGATGTAACGTCAAAAagatttaaagcaaacaatggggtgaaagatgaaaaaagacTAGGAAGAAAGTTAAAAATGAGAATTGGTGTCCGTAAAGTTCTGCAGAGTCGTTTAAAATCCAAAAGAGAGGCTGTAAACCAAGTTACCAGTGAAGACATAGATGAGTATGAGGACCAGACTGAAGCTGTGGCTCAGCCTGAGAATcaagcagagaaacaagatAAGCCTTTATTAACAACGCCTGCCTCCAATGTGGAAGATTGGGATTGTGAGGAGGATTTGCAGAGTAACGGTCCTGCAGACTCCTTGTTGTTGTCCCCGGGGGAGGATGAGGACGAAGACGAGGATGGAGAGGAGGGACAGCCCAAGGAGGCATCCAAAAGAACATCTAAAGCGCAGTTTCAGTGTAACAAGTGCCAACGGACCTTCCACTATGAGAGAAGCTACCTGAAGCACATCAG TACGTACCACGGTGTGAAAGCAGACATTCTCTATCGCTGTGAGACCTGCCAGCAGACCTTCGCCAACCGCAGCAACCTGAAGATTCATGAAAAGCATGTCCACAGCAACGAGAGGCTCTTTTCTTGCGAGTCCTGCACAAAGACTTTCAAACGAAAGAAGGATGTCGTCCGCCATCAAAGACAG GTACATGAACGTAACATTACGCAACATGTCTGCACTGATTGTGGAAAGGCGCTGAGCTCCAAAACCGCTCTGTTGTTGCatgtgaggacacacacaggcacaaagcCTTTTGAGTGCACGGACTGTGGGTCCAGATTTACCCAGAACTCTGCCCTCAAAATGCACCGCAG GACTCACACAGGAGAGAAGCCATTTGCTTGTGATGAGTGTGATGCCCGGTTCACTCAGAAGCACATGTTGGCCTATCATAAAAGATCACACACAG GGGAGAAGCCCTTCATGTGTGAGGCGTGTGGGAAGAGCTTTGCCTCTAAAGAATACCTGAGACACCACTCAAACATCCACACCGGGTCCAAGCCTTACAAGTGTGAGCAATGTGGCAGAGGCTTCGCTCAGAGGAATTCCCTGCACCAGCatctaaaaatacacacag GTGAGCGTCCGTACAGTTGTAAAGACTGTGATAAGCATTTCACCCAGCTCAACGCCCTGCAGAGGCACCAGCGGATACACACTGGAGAGAAGCCCTACATGTGTGGTTTTTGTAACCGCACCTTCACAGACAAGTCTACCCTTCGCAGGCACACAATG aTTCATGACACAAATGCTCCCTGGAAGACCTACCTTGTTGTGCTAGAGGGAAATGTGGAGGACAAGAAGCCCAGAACTCCCACTAAAGGAAAGACTGAAAAATCTGGAGCCGGGGAGAAAAAGAACGCAGCTAGAAAAAGTGTTGGCAATGcagctggtgctgctgctaAAGCCACCCCCGACTCCACCGTGGTTCCATCTGAGGCCGTCACTGTCCCTTCGGAGTGGACTAGTGGAGCAATCACTTTGGTCAGTCACGGTTCCCTTAGTGGGATCACGGTCATCCACACTGAAGTGGCACCTGGGACGCAGATCCAGCCCATTGTAACCACTGACACTGCAGGGACCAGTATCATTTCCTTAGATGGTTCAGCTATCCCTGTCCCCTTCTCTATACCCGTGTCTATGGCTCATTCTGTCCCCGTGTCCTCTGAagcctcctccacctctctgtACGTACCCTCAGTTCTCTCAGTCCCTGTTTCTGATGGCACGTTGGCGTCAGTCTCCGAGATCTCAACTATTTCAACGTCATCCATGCTGGAAGCTGCTGCATCACAGACTATTTTGGCGCCTGTTTCAGAGACTAAGGCATCTTCTGAGGCG